The genomic region GAGACGGCTATCGGTAGGGCGCGCATGGCTTACCTCTGACTTCCGGGACCTGCTTCGGGGTCCGGCTTGCGGGACTTCTGGGGCGTGACGGTGCTCGTAGATCATCGGTCATCGGCCATCGCCGACGGTGACCGGCCACCATCGCCGACGGTGACCGGTCACTATCGCCGATGGCCACCGGTCACCGTCGGCGATGGCCTCCGTCACCGTCGGCGATGGGCCTCCGGTCATCGGCCATCGCGCGGCGTACGCTGGCGCGGTGAGCTGGCGACGAGCGCTGAAGGACACCGCGCGCTCCGGCCTCGCCGTGGAGAAGAAGCGGCTGGAACCGCTCATCGCGGTGCGCGGAGCCGCGGGACTCGCGATCGTGATCGCGCTGAGCCTGTGGCTGTTCGGCCCCGCGGCGGCCGTGAGTTCGGCGTTCGGGGCATTCCAGGCGGCGATCGCGACGTTCCAGCGCAGCTGGCGCCCCCGCCCCGAACTGGCCATCGCCTCCGGTGCGAGCCTCGCCGTGTCCACGTTCGTCGCCTACCTGGCCATCTCCTCCGAGCCGCTCTTCCTGGCGCTGCTGGTGGTGTGGACCTTCGCCGCCGGGATGAGCTGGGCCGCGGGCCCGACCATCGGCCTGATCGCCTCCTCGAACGTGGCGATGATGCTGGTGACGGTCACCCTGGCGACCTCCGTCGCCCAGGCCGCGGGCCACGCCGCGATGATGATCGTGGGCGGCCTGGTGCAGGCGGCGCTGATCGTCCTCTTCCCCGTACGACGCTGGGGCGCCCAACGCGACGCACTCGCCGACGCCCTGGCCGCCGAGGCCGACTACGCGCGCCGCCTGCGCCACGACCCGGTCGCGCCCTTCGATCCGCAGCCCCTGATGGAGGCCCGCAACGCGGCCGCCGTCACCCCGCGCCAGGCCCGCCGCCGCCCCGCCGAACTCCACGGTGCCCGCGGCCTCGCCGAGCGCATCCGCCCGGTCCTCGCCTCCCTCGCCGACCCCGCGATGGGCGTCCCGCCGGAGGGCCCCGCCCGCGACCGCGTCCGCGAACTCCTCGCCTCCGCCGCCACCCTCCTCGACGCGGCGGCCCACGCCATCCGCCAAGGTGAGCCGGTCTCCGCCCCACCGACGGCCCTGGCCACCTTCCGCACCCCGCCCACGGGCAGCATCCTCACCGGAGCCCCACACCGAGCGGCGACCCGCCTCAACACGCTCCTACAGGACGTGGTGGAAACGGCAGGGGGCGCCCCGACCCACCCAGGAGAGCAAGAACCCGCGCACTCAGCGCAGAGCGACGGCCAGCGGACATCACCCCCACCCCCCACCGCCCCAGGGGCGCGGGGAACTGCGCGCTCAGCCCACCACGAGGGTCAGCCGACGCCGACCCGAGCCCCCACTCACCCAGGGGCGCGGGGAACGGCGCGCTCAGCCCACCACGACGGCCAGCCGACATCGACCCGAGCCCCCACTCACCCAGGGGCGCGGGGAACTGCGCGACCAGCCCCCACGACCCGCAGCCGCCCCACCTTCCTCGCCCTCATCCCCAAAGCGCTCAAAGCCATGCGCACCGAACTCCACACGGGTTCCCCCATCACCCGCCACGCCACCCGAGTGTCCGCGGTAGCCGCCACCGGCTACCTCCTCGGCACCTGGCTCCCCCTCGGCCACGGCTACTGGGCCCCACTGACCTCGGTCATGGTCATGCGCCCGGACTTCTCCCAGACATACAGCCGGGCCGTGGCCCGCCTCGCCGGCACGGTCATCGGCGTGGCCGTAGCCACCGGCGCGGTACAGGCCGCGTCCCCCGGAACGCTCCTCTCCGGCACCCTCGCCGTGGCGAGCGCCGCACTCATGTACCTCCTCATGCGCACCGGCCAGTTCGCCACCCAGGCCTGCATCGCCGCGTACGTCGTCTTCCTGCTCGGCATGGGCGGCGAGGAGTGGACCCAGACCGTGCCCGAGCGCGTCCTGCTCACTCTCCTCGGCGGACTCCTCGCGATGCTGGCGTACGCCGTCTACCCGGCCTGGGAGACCCCGCGCCTGCGCAACCGCCTGGCGGACTGGCTGGCCGGGCAGGGCCGTTACGCGGGCGCCGTCATCGGCTCGTACGCCGACCCGTCCGCGAGCAACGCCCCGGACGTCCGCGGCGCCCTGCTCGCCGCCCGCACCGCCCGCGTGGCCTGGCACACGGCCGTGGCCCGCGCCACCGCCGAACCGGTGCGCCACCGCGGCCTCTCCCGCACCGCGGCCGACGACGCCGAGGACGCGCTCGGCCAACTGGGGCGCGTCGCCATGCTCCTGGAGGCCCACCTCCCGGAACGCGGCGCGACCCCGGTCCCGGCCGCCGCCCGCTTCGCCGACGCCCTGCGCGAGTCCACACAGCAGGGCGCGAAGGCCATCCGCGAGCGCCGGATCCCCACGTGGGACGCGGTAAGCGAGGCACTGAAGGCCTGGGAGACGGAGAAGGCGGAAGAGACAGGGAAGACAGGGAAGACGGAGAAGACAGGGAAGACGGAGAAGACGGAGAAGACGGAGAAGACGGAGGGAGTGGAGGCGGTCGAAGACGTCGTACGCAACACCGCCACCCTCATCATCGATGCCCTCACCGAACTCTCCGAGGCCCTCGACACGGCCGTACCACCGATGACGCTCGACGGAACGGCCCGCCCGCAGGAGACCCCCGAAAAGCCGGACGGGCCGCAGAACCCAAGGGATTCCGCGACCCGTTGACGCGAACCGGCGCGAGCCGACGCGACACGACTCGACGTGAATCCGGTGCCGCTGCCGGCACCGGGGCTGGGACCTCAGGACCCCAGACTCGCCGTAGGCATCCCGGACGGCAGCTTCCCGCCCTCCGCCTTCGTATACGTTTCCTCGCCGAGGCCCTCCCACGTGACCTTCAGGTTCGTGGCGTTGACGGAGTCGACCATGCCCTCGGCCCGGTCCTTGTTCCCGTCGGAACACTTCAGCTCGATCATGCGCATGCCCGAGGTCTCACCGGCGGTGCCGCTGCACACGGACCCGCCCGTCGAGAACAGCCCGGCCTCCTCACCGGTGATCACCAGCGCCACGGCCTTGCCGCCCGTGGTGGCCAGCCAACTGCCCTCCAGTGCCCCGACCTTGCCCTTGCTCTTGTCGGACCCGCCCGTGCCGTCGCCGGTGCTGTCGCCCGTACCGCCGCCGGTGTCGGCCGACGCGGACGGTGTCGAGCCGGTCGAGGAGGGGGAGTCGTCGCTCCCGCCGTCGCCGCTGCAGCCGGTCGTCAGGACGAGCGCGGCCGCCAGCCCCGCCGCCGCGGCCGCGATCCGCGCCTGTCCGCGCGAGAAGGTCGCCGAAGTCGCCGAAGTCACTGAAGCCCCCAAGGGTCTGGCCGGACGAGTCGCCGGTGCCCGCCGGGTACCGCCGATGGCGCCGATGTCACCGGGCACGACCGCAGCAAGCTACCAGGCGCCCCCTCCGGCACCCCTCCAGCGCCCCTCCACTACTTCGGGCAGGGCTTTGGGGGAGCGCTGCCGCCCTCGTCGGACACCGTTACCGGTGCGAGTGGGAGATGGAGTTGCCGAAGCGCGGCTGGGCCCCGGTCAGCATGCAGTGCGCGGACATGTGAGTGACGTACCTCTCCACTTTCGCGTTACCGATAATGGGATCCGTTTTCATATACTGGCCACATGGCACGCAACGAACTCCGTCCGGTCATCAAACTCCGGTCCACGGCCGGGACCGGCTACACGTACGTCACCCGCAAGAACCGCCGCAACGACCCCGACCGGATGACCCTGCGCAAGTACGACCCC from Streptomyces sp. NBC_00878 harbors:
- a CDS encoding FUSC family protein; this encodes MSWRRALKDTARSGLAVEKKRLEPLIAVRGAAGLAIVIALSLWLFGPAAAVSSAFGAFQAAIATFQRSWRPRPELAIASGASLAVSTFVAYLAISSEPLFLALLVVWTFAAGMSWAAGPTIGLIASSNVAMMLVTVTLATSVAQAAGHAAMMIVGGLVQAALIVLFPVRRWGAQRDALADALAAEADYARRLRHDPVAPFDPQPLMEARNAAAVTPRQARRRPAELHGARGLAERIRPVLASLADPAMGVPPEGPARDRVRELLASAATLLDAAAHAIRQGEPVSAPPTALATFRTPPTGSILTGAPHRAATRLNTLLQDVVETAGGAPTHPGEQEPAHSAQSDGQRTSPPPPTAPGARGTARSAHHEGQPTPTRAPTHPGARGTARSAHHDGQPTSTRAPTHPGARGTARPAPTTRSRPTFLALIPKALKAMRTELHTGSPITRHATRVSAVAATGYLLGTWLPLGHGYWAPLTSVMVMRPDFSQTYSRAVARLAGTVIGVAVATGAVQAASPGTLLSGTLAVASAALMYLLMRTGQFATQACIAAYVVFLLGMGGEEWTQTVPERVLLTLLGGLLAMLAYAVYPAWETPRLRNRLADWLAGQGRYAGAVIGSYADPSASNAPDVRGALLAARTARVAWHTAVARATAEPVRHRGLSRTAADDAEDALGQLGRVAMLLEAHLPERGATPVPAAARFADALRESTQQGAKAIRERRIPTWDAVSEALKAWETEKAEETGKTGKTEKTGKTEKTEKTEKTEGVEAVEDVVRNTATLIIDALTELSEALDTAVPPMTLDGTARPQETPEKPDGPQNPRDSATR
- the rpmG gene encoding 50S ribosomal protein L33, with the protein product MARNELRPVIKLRSTAGTGYTYVTRKNRRNDPDRMTLRKYDPVAGRHVDFREER